In Humulus lupulus chromosome 7, drHumLupu1.1, whole genome shotgun sequence, the following are encoded in one genomic region:
- the LOC133788884 gene encoding kinesin-like protein KIN-12E, giving the protein MPFISDAASAIKSRFGFHDHAPETIPSVRSTPDIFKSASKENFNQASAVRSIRDWDDDDTASVGGAMAASSSSQCFEISEDPSFWKDHNVQVIIRIRPLSSAELSLQGYGKCVRQESCQTITWTGHPESRFTFDVVADESVSQEKLFKVAGLPMVENCMGGYNSCMFAYGQTGSGKTHTMLGDIEGGTRRHSVNCGMTPRVFEYLFSRIQKEKEARRDEKIKFNCKCSFLEIYNEQILDLLDPSSSNLQIREDVKKGVHVENLKEIEVTSARDVIQQLIQGAANRKVAATNMNRASSRSHSVFTCIIESKWESQGVTHHRFARLNLVDLAGSERQKSSGAEGERLKEATNINKSLSTLGLVIMNLVNMSHGKSLHVPYRDSKLTFLLQDSLGGNAKTTIIANISPSSCCSLETLSTLKFAQRAKFIKNNAIINEDASGDVIAMRIQIQQLKKEVSRLQGLACGGVESHDNNTLAVSFPGSPGFFKWEGLNGSFSPLNSGRRMSQKKDYEVALVGAFRREKDKDIALQALNAENQAVMQLAKQREDEIQGLKMRLRFREAGIKRLEAVASGKISAETHLLKEKEECLKEIEVLRTQVNRNQEVTRFAMENLRLKEEIRRLKSFYEEGEREMLNEQIMALQNKLLEALDWKLMNESESLMKTNSHLMIEELRGDDNLVSNKEPELPWQSSISEENEFLRMQAIQNQAEMDTLTKKLQSFLEEKEDLERLVKDLATKLEEERSAKAFKEEIPQVELNPLSSDMPLINFSDQMELKTMVDAIAAASQKEAEAHETAIVMSKENEELRMKLKFLLEDNNKLIELYEKAAAESNNKITADPQSAQEDIEMHNNDGIEHGKESGVEMNKVVENLEHQLMEMHEENEKLMGLYERAMQERDELKRTLSSCGEQSVKTNREFDCAEKVVEVDGEGSPMSLEARNLINQIQHLELNTHGAMIDDIDMCTKETDDLLNVHDIAGSAGPQQDSGNGIDMETPSTSEAETDDLLNVHDIAGSAGPQQDSGNGIDMETPSTSEAEMLDCIAAKVSEDQRLVRMKLESADKQLLDSTQSVTLFSSLEKLVIEVGKLSREIEVMEDAIQAKQKTSEALKLNSVEMQDRKALIQKKLTALKYSLSSFSSSVAYFEQREARATLRVKASTVYLDQKKKELAHLSAKKDEIQASLSRIQQTEVELSNNHACLKSKLEEENRKHENEKVLFAIDNIEKVDPSQKSWLGGKATELLKTEEEKTKLQTEVKLSRERLGVIRRELEDLNIKSVKVNEAMQTVEVEVEKASRSVEEMEIALQGIMQEKKTLLEMRDNGKAEIESMILEYQQHLFIADLKEAEIKILEEELLVELRRMQELQKERAMAAEKTSQLLDTGSPHSGFISEKMEEELLSVRKSIVEAKLLLGESST; this is encoded by the exons ATGCCCTTCATATCAGACGCCGCGAGTGCCATTAAGAGCCGGTTCGGATTTCATGACCACGCGCCGGAGACCATCCCTTCAGTCCGGAGCACTCCTGATATTTTCAAATCTGCATCCAAAGAAAATTTCAACCAAGCTTCGGCCGTACGGAGCATCCGTGACTGGGATGACGATGACACTGCTAGTGTCGGTGGCGCTATGGCGGCGTCTTCATCCAGCCAGTGCTTCGAGATTTCTGAGGATCCATCGTTCTGGAAGGATCACAATGTGCAG GTTATAATTAGGATTCGGCCTCTTAGTAGTGCCGAACTGTCATTGCAAGGTTATGGAAAGTGTGTTCGTCAAGAGAGCTGTCAGACAATTACTTGGACAGGGCATCCTGAGTCGCGATTTACATTTGATGTTGTTGCAGATGAGAGTGTTAGCCAG GAAAAACTATTTAAAGTAGCTGGGCTGCCCATGGTTGAAAACTGCATGGGAGGCTATAACAGCTGCATGTTTGCTTATGGACAA ACCGGAAGTGGCAAGACTCACACAATGCTTGGAGACATCGAGGGAGGCACTCGAAGACACAGTGTTAATTGTGGGATGACACCTAGAGTCTTTGAATATTTGTTTTCAAGAATTCAAAAG GAAAAAGAAGCCCGCAGAGatgaaaaaataaagtttaattgtAAATGCTCATTTCTGGAGATATATAATGAACAGATTCTTGATCTTTTGGACCCATCATCTAGCAATTTGCAG ATAAGAGAGGATGTCAAGAAAGGGGTTCATGTTGAAAATCTCAAGGAGATAGAAGTCACAAGTGCTCGAGATGTTATCCAACAACTTATTCAA GGTGCAGCAAATCGAAAGGTAGCAGCCACTAATATGAATCGTGCCAGTAGTCGTTCACATAGTGTATTTACATGCATAATTGAAAGTAAG TGGGAATCTCAAGGTGTAACTCACCATCGATTTGCCCGCCTTAATCTTGTTGATTTAGCAGGATCTGAAAG ACAGAAGAGTTCTGGTGCTGAAGGTGAACGTCTTAAGGAAGCTACTAATATCAACAAGTCCCTGTCAACATTGGG ACTTGTTATTATGAACTTGGTAAACATGTCACATGGGAAATCACTCCATGTTCCTTATCGGGACTCAAAGCTTACATTTCTACTTCAG GATTCATTGGGAGGGAATGCAAAAACTACTATAATTGCAAATATCAGTCCGTCTAGTTG TTGTTCACTGGAGACTCTAAGCACTTTGAAGTTTGCTCAACGTgcaaaatttattaaaaacaaT GCAATTATAAATGAAGATGCTTCTGGGGATGTGATTGCCATGAGGATACAAATTCAACAACTTaag AAAGAAGTATCTCGGTTACAAGGATTAGCTTGTGGAGGCGTCGAAAGTCATGATAATAATACATTGGCAGTGAGTTTTCCAGGATCCCCTGGATTTTTTAAGTGGGAAGGACTCAATGGGTCATTTAGTCCACTTAATTCTGGCAGAAGGATGTCTCAG AAAAAAGATTATGAAGTTGCCCTTGTTGGGGCTTTCAGGAGGGAAAAAGATAAAGACATTGCATTGCAGGCATTAAATGCTGAAAATCAGGCAGTTATGCAACTG GCAAAGCAAAGGGAAGATGAGATACAAGGCCTGAAAATGAGGTTGCGGTTTCGTGAAGCTGGAATAAAAAGGCTGGAGGCTGTTGCCTCTGGAAAGATTTCAGCTGAGACACATTTGCTGAAAGAAAAAGAGGAATGTTTAAAGGAAATTGAGGTCCTCCGGACGCAGGTTAACCGTAACCAAGAAGTGACAAGATTTGCAATGGAAAATCTGAGACTAAAAGAAGAAATTAGAAG GTTAAAGTCATTCTATGAGGAAGGCGAACGAGAAATGTTGAATGAACAAATCATGGCATTACAAAACAAG TTGCTAGAAGCTCTGGACTGGAAGCTGATGAATGAATCAGAATCCTTAATG AAAACAAATTCACATCTGATGATAGAAGAACTTCGTGGGGATGATAATCTGGTTTCCAATAAG GAACCAGAATTGCCTTGGCAATCATCAATTAGCGAGGAGAATGAATTCCTTCGTATGCAG GCCATTCAAAACCAAGCTGAAATGGATACACTTACAAAGAAGTTGCAAAGCTTCCTTGAAGAGAAAGAAGATTTGGAAAG GCTTGTCAAAGATTTGGCGACAAAACTTGAAGAGGAAAGATCTGCGAAAGCTTTTAAAGAAGAAATCCCGCAAGTTGAGCTTAATCCTTTGTCAAGCGATATGCCTCTTATCAATTTCAGTGATCAAATGGAACTGAAAACAATGGTTGATGCCATTGCTGCGGCTAGTCAAAAAGAAGCAGAAGCACATGAGACAGCAATTGTTATGTCTAAAGAGAATGAGGAGCTGCGTATGAAGCTTAAGTTTTTGCTTGAAGATAATAACAAACTTATTGAACTCTATGAAAAGGCTGCAGCAGAAAGCAATAACAAAATTACTGCTGATCCTCAGAGTGCTCAAGAGGATATTGAAATGCACAACAATGATGGTATTGAACATGGAAAAGAGAGTGGGGTTGAGATGAACAAAGTAGTTGAAAACTTAGAACATCAGCTTATGGAAATgcatgaagaaaatgaaaaactGATGGGTCTGTATGAGAGAGCAATGCAGGAGAGGGATGAGCTCAAAAGAACGCTTTCTTCTTGTGGAGAGCAGAGTGTCAAAACCAATAGAGAATTTGATTGTGCAGAGAAGGTTGTTGAAGTTGATGGAGAAGGGTCTCCTATGTCATTGGAAGCAAGAAATTTAATTAACCAAATTCAACATCTTGAACTGAACACGCATGGTGCCATGATAGATGATATAGATATGTGTACCAAAGAGACTGATGACTTATTAAATGTACACGATATTGCTGGTTCAGCTGGTCCTCAACAAGATTCAGGAAATGGCATTGATATGGAAACACCCTCCACCTCTGAAGCAGAGACTGATGACTTATTAAATGTACACGATATTGCTGGTTCAGCTGGTCCTCAACAAGATTCAGGAAATGGCATTGATATGGAAACACCCTCCACCTCTGAAGCAGAGATGTTAGATTGCATTGCAGCTAAGGTGTCAGAAGATCAAAGATTGGTTAGAATGAAGCTGGAAAGTGCTGACAAGCAACTTTTAGATTCCACCCAATCTGTAACTCTATTTAGTTCACTTGAGAAATTAGTCATTGAAGTAGGCAAACTCTCAAGGGAAATTGAAGTCATGGAAGATGCCATTCAGGCCAAGCAGAAAACCTCTGAAGCCCTTAAACTCAACTCTGTTGAAATGCAAGACAGAAAGGCTCTAATTCAGAAAAAGTTAACAGCTCTCAAGTACTCTTTGTCCAGTTTTTCTTCATCAGTGGCTTACTTTGAGCAGCGAGAAGCTCGGGCAACATTAAGGGTAAAAGCTTCAACAGTTTATCTAgaccaaaagaaaaaggagttGGCCCATCTAAGTGCAAAGAAGGACGAAATTCAAGCTTCTTTGAGTAGGATTCAACAAACTGAAGTTGAATTGAGTAACAACCATGCATGTTTGAAATCGAAACTGGAGGAAGAAAATCGGAAACATGAGAATGAAAAGGTCCTTTTTGCCATAGATAACATTGAGAAAGTAGACCCCTCACAGAAAAGCTGGTTGGGAGGCAAAGCGACTGAGTTACTAAAGACGGAAGAAGAAAAAACCAAGCTACAAACTGAGGTGAAGCTTTCTCGAGAAAGACTTGGGGTCATAAGAAGGGAACTTGAGGATTTGAACATAAAGTCTGTGAAAGTGAATGAGGCAATGCAAACTGTTGAAGTGGAGGTAGAGAAAGCTTCTAGGTCTGTTGAAGAGATGGAGATTGCCCTTCAAGGTATAATGCAGGAAAAGAAGACGCTGTTGGAAATGAGAGATAATGGAAAGGCAGAAATCGAAAGTATGATTCTCGAATACCAGCAGCATCTTTTTATAGCAGATTTGAAGGAGGCAGAGATAAAAATTCTGGAGGAAGAATTGCTGGTAGAGTTGAGAAGAATGCAAGAATTACAAAAAGAAAGGGCTATGGCTGCTGAAAAGACATCCCAGTTACTGGACACAGGTTCTCCTCATTCAGGTTTCATATCAGAAAAGATGGAAGAAGAACTACTAAGTGTTAGAAAATCTATTGTGGAAGCCAAGCTACTGCTTGGAGAAAGCAGCACCTAG